A window of the Schlesneria paludicola DSM 18645 genome harbors these coding sequences:
- a CDS encoding RNA polymerase sigma factor, with amino-acid sequence MSIAELNAELITASPAPSDPELIERFVGARDQFAFAELVRRHSPMVLGVCRRVLRDANDIEDAFQATFLVLIRDARRVRKQTSLASWLYGVAYRISLQVTRQKRRRRETTLVEEDNVIDLGILAGVADRHDHQLLDAELNALPERYRQPLVLRYLAGKSPSDVATELGLTVGAVEGLLKRGKDELRQRLLKRGVTIGAALTAIQLAQGSTSAVASEALIEATVQTGLAWDFSSCRFAPERISSQHISTRALELAGKEVFVMTTGTKAVLTIGLTLGCLALATGTIGYFDEGSQGTAQAAGIVSTLSALQGIENAASIATLAVDPIQAADSKPANSERPQSDEFKPGSKNATFNSSESETTDAFTKAKDVKLPFGSVQLPKPIRKKWDTKKRSAKAQQILTELEVNSEANFVDTPLHEAIDVFKSTHGIAVQFDNKALSDEGISTDVPVTLTVNEIPLKNTLRLMLDPLALDYVLENDQLIITTQTRAQNTFETRVYFDKPLIASPANNAPLLKQLVEVIPKSVHPDSWAPQKDGDRVAGEAEGTISIFEQKLIIRQTQRIHDEINEFLDELLGEQRVDETKPTKANPGF; translated from the coding sequence ATGAGCATCGCCGAACTCAACGCCGAGTTGATCACTGCTTCGCCCGCGCCCAGCGATCCGGAGTTGATCGAACGTTTCGTCGGTGCTCGTGATCAATTCGCATTCGCCGAACTCGTCCGACGACACAGCCCCATGGTCCTGGGCGTTTGCCGCCGAGTCTTACGCGACGCGAACGATATTGAAGACGCGTTTCAGGCCACTTTTCTGGTCCTGATTCGCGATGCCAGACGAGTGCGGAAACAAACGTCTCTGGCAAGTTGGCTGTATGGAGTCGCCTATCGGATTTCCCTGCAGGTCACACGCCAGAAACGACGACGACGGGAGACCACTCTCGTGGAAGAAGACAATGTGATCGATCTCGGAATCCTGGCGGGAGTCGCGGACCGCCACGATCACCAGCTTTTGGATGCGGAACTGAACGCACTGCCAGAACGGTACCGCCAGCCACTGGTGCTGCGATATCTGGCGGGAAAGTCTCCTAGCGACGTGGCCACGGAATTGGGGCTGACCGTCGGTGCGGTCGAGGGGCTGCTCAAACGGGGAAAAGACGAATTACGACAGCGGTTGCTGAAACGTGGAGTGACCATTGGTGCCGCGTTAACTGCGATTCAATTGGCGCAAGGATCGACATCGGCAGTGGCATCAGAGGCTTTGATCGAAGCAACGGTCCAGACGGGCCTGGCGTGGGATTTCTCCTCCTGCCGCTTTGCACCGGAACGAATCTCAAGTCAACACATCTCAACACGGGCGCTCGAGCTCGCCGGAAAGGAAGTTTTCGTCATGACAACGGGAACCAAAGCGGTATTGACGATCGGTCTGACATTGGGATGCCTGGCTCTGGCAACAGGAACCATCGGCTATTTCGACGAGGGATCACAGGGAACCGCCCAGGCGGCTGGAATTGTCTCGACCCTTTCGGCGCTCCAGGGAATCGAAAACGCCGCCAGCATCGCGACGCTTGCGGTCGACCCAATTCAGGCGGCGGATTCGAAACCGGCGAATTCCGAGCGTCCCCAATCGGACGAGTTCAAGCCAGGTTCCAAAAACGCGACCTTCAATTCATCCGAATCCGAGACCACTGATGCATTTACCAAAGCGAAGGACGTCAAGCTTCCATTTGGATCAGTCCAGCTCCCCAAACCCATCAGGAAAAAATGGGATACGAAAAAACGGAGCGCAAAAGCCCAACAGATCCTGACCGAATTGGAAGTGAACTCGGAAGCGAACTTCGTCGACACACCTCTTCATGAAGCCATTGACGTCTTCAAGTCGACGCACGGGATTGCCGTTCAGTTCGACAACAAAGCTCTCAGCGATGAGGGAATTTCCACGGATGTTCCGGTCACGCTGACGGTGAATGAGATCCCTTTGAAAAACACGCTGCGGCTCATGTTAGACCCCCTTGCACTCGACTACGTGCTGGAGAATGATCAATTGATCATCACCACCCAAACGCGCGCCCAAAATACGTTCGAGACGCGTGTGTATTTCGACAAGCCACTAATCGCCTCGCCGGCGAACAACGCCCCCCTCTTGAAGCAACTGGTCGAAGTCATTCCCAAATCGGTACACCCTGACTCGTGGGCACCTCAAAAAGATGGCGATCGGGTCGCCGGAGAAGCAGAAGGAACGATTAGTATCTTTGAACAAAAGCTGATCATCCGTCAGACTCAACGAATTCATGACGAAATCAACGAGTTCCTGGACGAACTCTTGGGTGAGCAGCGAGTAGATGAAACAAAACCAACCAAGGCGAACCCCGGCTTTTGA
- a CDS encoding pyridoxal phosphate-dependent decarboxylase family protein, producing MSAYVDLVTSLRQGFPQPVSDRVHDAYFVFSFLRALDQLDGMKSVSPLLGKAVTLDYDAAKRSRVEERPQSLEQVTQMLVEHLSGMFIWGHPRAQINVIPPPTIASVIGGLLPSIYNPNLVSEESSRQVGVAEVEVSTMTAELIGYDPARSAGLFTFGGTGTLLYAVKLGLEKACPGTADRGITERAVIFCSERAHYACLSVANWLGIGRGNVISIPCSVDNEMQVCLLESMARDVLKNGGKIAAIVATMGTTDHFGLDDLKSIREIRDRLVDEFHLDYRPHLHGDAVIGWAWSVFNDYDFDKNPLEFRLRTVRALAGTRRRIRELPLADSVGIDFHKTGFTPYVSSLFLVKEAIDLELITRAQSDTPYLFHDGHYHPGRYTLETTRGGSAPMAALANLRLFGKDGFRALLGHVVSMAEVLREHLEGHAATTVVNRGNFGPVTLFRVYPDGVDTFSITEREQKDATYRDQLRLHNEYNRRIYQLVQADALQGGGVVISLTDCYRETDYGEPIVALKSYILSPFSEEQYIDAVLESLWKARAQIAAEQAQKP from the coding sequence ATGTCTGCTTATGTCGATTTGGTGACCTCGCTACGGCAAGGATTTCCGCAACCCGTCTCTGATCGTGTCCACGATGCCTACTTCGTCTTCTCGTTCTTGCGAGCACTCGATCAACTCGATGGGATGAAGTCGGTCTCGCCATTGCTGGGCAAAGCAGTGACGCTCGATTACGACGCGGCGAAACGATCGCGCGTCGAAGAACGACCGCAATCCCTCGAACAAGTCACGCAGATGCTGGTCGAACATCTGTCCGGCATGTTCATCTGGGGTCATCCCCGGGCCCAAATCAACGTCATCCCTCCCCCGACGATCGCCAGCGTGATTGGGGGCCTGTTGCCGTCGATCTACAACCCGAATCTGGTCAGCGAAGAATCGTCGCGCCAGGTCGGGGTCGCCGAGGTTGAAGTCTCGACAATGACTGCCGAATTGATTGGCTATGATCCCGCTCGTTCGGCGGGACTCTTCACTTTCGGCGGTACTGGCACGCTGCTCTACGCCGTCAAACTGGGCCTGGAAAAAGCCTGCCCCGGTACGGCGGACCGCGGGATCACCGAACGAGCGGTCATTTTCTGTTCCGAGCGGGCTCACTATGCCTGCCTGAGCGTCGCGAACTGGCTGGGAATCGGACGAGGTAACGTGATCTCAATCCCGTGCTCGGTCGACAACGAAATGCAGGTCTGTCTGCTCGAATCGATGGCGCGCGATGTTCTCAAAAATGGCGGCAAGATCGCCGCGATCGTGGCCACCATGGGCACCACCGACCACTTCGGCCTGGACGACCTGAAGTCGATCCGCGAGATCCGCGACCGTCTGGTGGATGAGTTTCACCTCGACTATCGCCCGCATCTCCACGGCGACGCGGTGATTGGATGGGCGTGGTCCGTCTTCAACGACTACGACTTCGACAAGAACCCGCTCGAGTTTCGCCTTCGCACCGTCCGGGCTCTGGCTGGAACCCGGCGACGGATTCGCGAGTTGCCTTTGGCCGATTCGGTTGGCATTGATTTTCACAAGACCGGATTCACGCCCTACGTGTCGAGTCTGTTCCTGGTCAAAGAGGCAATCGACTTGGAATTGATCACTCGCGCACAGTCGGACACACCGTATCTGTTTCATGACGGCCACTATCATCCCGGTCGGTATACGCTCGAAACGACACGCGGAGGCAGTGCGCCGATGGCCGCCCTGGCGAATCTCCGGTTGTTCGGCAAGGACGGATTCCGCGCCTTGCTGGGACACGTCGTTTCGATGGCCGAGGTCTTACGCGAACATCTCGAAGGCCACGCCGCGACCACAGTCGTGAACCGCGGCAACTTCGGTCCGGTCACGCTGTTTCGAGTCTATCCCGACGGAGTCGACACCTTCAGCATCACAGAGCGCGAGCAAAAGGATGCCACCTACCGCGACCAGTTACGGCTTCACAACGAATACAATCGCCGCATCTATCAACTGGTTCAGGCCGATGCATTGCAAGGTGGCGGTGTCGTGATCTCGTTGACTGATTGCTACCGCGAGACGGACTATGGCGAACCCATCGTGGCCCTCAAGAGCTACATCCTGAGCCCGTTCTCCGAAGAACAATATATCGACGCCGTCCTCGAATCTTTGTGGAAAGCCAGAGCCCAAATCGCCGCCGAACAAGCGCAGAAGCCCTGA
- the lpxB gene encoding lipid-A-disaccharide synthase: MMHIFFSVGEPSGDQHAAHLIRELNRRRSDLRISGFGGSSMEQAGCHLLFPLTTMAVMGVFAVLPLIWKFYKLVKRAEAYFDQHKPDLVVLVDFPGFNWWIARKAKARGIPVVYYMPPQLWAWGSWRIKRVRKYVDLVLSGLNFETEWYAERGIPVMYVGHPFFDEVADHKLDDSFCREWGNGDLKTVAILPGSRKQELNRCWPVMLSAIQRLHERFPDVNFLVANYKETQRQFCIQEYEKLQQVLPVSFFVGKTPEIIQIADCAVNVSGSVSLEMLARGTPYVTIYRSSWATYLIGQMVIVCKYFSLPNLIAGRMMMPEHFNVGNPQPMINAIVSDISKWLENPAALAKATTELKDLRNKIHSTGATRRTAELILSWMDNKPESVERSIAA, encoded by the coding sequence ATGATGCACATCTTTTTTTCTGTCGGTGAACCGAGTGGCGACCAGCACGCGGCACATTTGATTCGAGAATTGAACCGACGTCGGTCGGATTTGCGGATCTCGGGGTTTGGTGGTTCGTCCATGGAACAGGCCGGCTGTCACCTGTTGTTTCCACTGACGACCATGGCCGTGATGGGGGTGTTTGCGGTCCTTCCTCTCATCTGGAAGTTCTACAAACTGGTCAAGCGGGCCGAGGCGTACTTCGATCAGCACAAGCCTGATCTGGTGGTCCTGGTCGACTTTCCAGGCTTTAACTGGTGGATTGCGCGCAAGGCGAAAGCTCGCGGAATTCCCGTCGTCTATTACATGCCGCCTCAGTTGTGGGCGTGGGGTTCGTGGCGGATCAAGCGTGTCCGGAAGTATGTCGATCTCGTTCTATCCGGTTTGAATTTTGAAACCGAATGGTATGCCGAACGGGGAATTCCCGTGATGTACGTCGGTCATCCGTTCTTCGACGAAGTGGCCGATCACAAGCTCGATGACTCGTTCTGTCGAGAATGGGGCAATGGCGATTTGAAAACGGTGGCCATTCTGCCCGGGTCACGAAAGCAGGAATTGAATCGCTGCTGGCCCGTCATGCTGAGTGCCATCCAACGGTTGCACGAACGATTTCCTGACGTAAATTTCCTGGTGGCCAATTACAAGGAAACCCAGCGGCAGTTCTGCATCCAGGAATATGAAAAGTTGCAGCAGGTTCTGCCTGTGTCGTTCTTTGTCGGCAAGACTCCCGAAATCATTCAGATCGCAGACTGTGCCGTGAATGTTTCGGGATCGGTCAGTCTTGAGATGCTGGCGCGAGGAACTCCTTATGTCACGATCTATCGATCCAGTTGGGCGACGTATTTGATTGGGCAGATGGTGATTGTCTGCAAGTATTTCTCGCTGCCCAACCTGATTGCCGGTCGGATGATGATGCCCGAGCATTTCAATGTGGGGAATCCTCAACCGATGATCAATGCGATCGTGTCGGACATCAGCAAATGGCTCGAGAATCCAGCCGCTTTGGCGAAAGCCACGACGGAACTCAAGGATCTTCGCAATAAGATCCATAGCACCGGGGCCACGCGTCGCACCGCCGAACTCATTCTGAGCTGGATGGACAACAAGCCTGAGTCGGTGGAGCGGTCGATTGCGGCCTAG